The following proteins are co-located in the Myroides profundi genome:
- a CDS encoding ribonucleotide-diphosphate reductase subunit beta — protein sequence MSIFDKRVNYKPFEYPGIYQFTDAINKSFWVHSEVDFTADTQDFHSHLTKEEQLAIKHSLLAIAQIEVAVKTFWGNLYLHFPKPEFNGLGSTFAECEFRHSEAYSRLLDVLGYNDEFENLLTVPVIKERVEYLSEVLENSGNYTDRKKYVVSLILFSLLIENVSLFSQFAIILSFTRFKGLMKNVSNIIAWTSVDEQVHANAGIYIVNVIRDEFPDFFDDELINHVNEVIHKSIEIESRILDWIFSTGEIETVNKADLLNFMKFRVDESMQKIGLKKVFNITHEQYKPMAWFEEEVFANSLDDFFAKRPVDYTKHDKSFSADDLF from the coding sequence ATGTCGATTTTTGATAAAAGAGTAAACTACAAACCGTTTGAGTATCCTGGAATATACCAATTCACAGATGCAATTAATAAATCATTTTGGGTACATAGTGAAGTTGACTTCACAGCAGATACACAAGATTTCCACTCACACTTAACGAAAGAAGAACAACTAGCTATCAAGCACAGTTTATTAGCTATTGCTCAGATAGAAGTTGCAGTTAAGACCTTTTGGGGAAACCTATACTTACACTTCCCTAAACCAGAATTTAATGGACTAGGAAGTACATTTGCAGAATGTGAGTTTAGACACTCAGAAGCATATTCTAGATTATTAGATGTATTAGGATATAATGACGAGTTTGAGAACTTATTAACTGTACCTGTTATTAAAGAAAGAGTAGAATACTTATCAGAAGTATTAGAGAACTCTGGTAACTATACTGACCGCAAAAAGTATGTAGTATCTCTTATCTTATTCTCTTTATTGATTGAGAACGTATCTCTGTTCAGCCAGTTCGCCATCATCTTATCTTTTACTCGTTTTAAAGGACTAATGAAGAATGTTAGCAATATCATTGCATGGACATCTGTAGACGAGCAAGTACACGCTAACGCAGGTATCTATATCGTTAATGTGATTAGAGACGAGTTCCCAGACTTCTTTGATGATGAGTTAATCAATCATGTGAATGAAGTAATCCATAAATCTATCGAGATCGAAAGTAGAATCTTAGACTGGATCTTCAGCACAGGAGAAATAGAAACGGTAAACAAAGCAGATCTATTAAACTTCATGAAGTTCAGAGTAGACGAAAGTATGCAAAAGATTGGCCTTAAAAAGGTCTTTAATATCACCCACGAACAATACAAACCAATGGCTTGGTTCGAAGAAGAAGTGTTCGCAAACAGTTTAGATGATTTCTTCGCTAAGAGACCTGTTGACTACACTAAGCACGATAAGAGTTTCTCTGCAGACGACCTATTCTAA
- a CDS encoding hemin-degrading factor has translation MSTSTQTLKERWDALKVTNPHIRIRNAAKELNASEMELLATQIGESVTRLKPEFEAILSEVETLGKVMALTRNDECVHERKGVYANPDFSSPHAGLFVNPDIDLRIFLSHWKKVFAVVEKAGDKDRMSLQFFGKDGEAIHKIYLVPQSNEEAFHALVKKYTSENQSTEETTEPYLHNLDERLDEEIDVEGFRTEWKELKDTHNFFSLLKKYNLTRTQALRLAPEEYYAKQITKDAIVTLLEGASEAQTPIMVFVGNKGNIQIHTGEVKRTMWHQNWYNVLDPDFNMHLDMDKIAQTWIVRKPTEDGIVTSVEVFNEIGEIIVQFFGKRKPGIPELEQWRELVAKLA, from the coding sequence ATGAGTACAAGCACACAAACATTAAAAGAACGTTGGGACGCTCTAAAGGTGACCAATCCACATATTAGAATACGCAATGCAGCCAAAGAACTTAACGCTAGTGAAATGGAACTACTTGCTACACAAATAGGAGAATCTGTTACAAGATTAAAACCTGAGTTTGAAGCAATACTATCTGAGGTAGAAACATTAGGAAAAGTAATGGCACTAACACGTAATGACGAATGTGTACACGAGAGAAAAGGTGTGTATGCTAACCCTGATTTTAGTAGCCCTCACGCTGGTCTATTCGTTAATCCTGATATAGACCTAAGAATATTCTTAAGCCACTGGAAGAAAGTATTCGCAGTAGTAGAGAAAGCAGGAGATAAAGACAGAATGAGTTTACAGTTCTTTGGTAAAGACGGTGAAGCTATTCACAAGATTTATTTAGTACCTCAGAGCAACGAAGAAGCATTCCACGCATTAGTAAAAAAATATACTTCAGAGAACCAATCAACTGAAGAAACAACAGAACCTTACTTACATAATCTAGACGAAAGACTAGATGAAGAGATAGATGTAGAAGGATTCAGAACAGAGTGGAAAGAACTAAAAGATACACATAACTTCTTTTCACTATTAAAGAAATACAACCTAACTCGTACCCAAGCATTAAGATTAGCTCCAGAGGAGTACTACGCTAAGCAGATTACTAAAGATGCTATCGTAACCTTGTTAGAAGGTGCTTCAGAAGCTCAGACGCCTATTATGGTCTTTGTAGGGAATAAAGGTAATATCCAGATCCACACAGGTGAGGTAAAAAGAACGATGTGGCATCAAAACTGGTACAATGTACTAGACCCAGACTTCAATATGCACCTAGATATGGATAAGATAGCACAGACATGGATAGTGCGCAAACCTACAGAAGATGGTATCGTAACTTCTGTAGAAGTATTCAACGAGATTGGCGAAATCATCGTCCAATTCTTTGGTAAGAGAAAACCAGGAATACCAGAATTAGAACAATGGAGAGAACTAGTTGCTAAACTAGCTTAA